One part of the Bacillota bacterium genome encodes these proteins:
- a CDS encoding sigma 54-interacting transcriptional regulator, which translates to MMGTVADLDREAIVTQLELVVRTGRPIIGAGVGNGFAARHAQEGGADIIFLFNSGRFRMAGVTSLAGYLPYTNANQQVMDFGVREVLPRVKGIPVVFGACASDPSLSHAELLKRLQDAGFHGVINFPTMCIMDGAFREMAEEEGLGFQREVEMIDLARRRGLFTVAFAQTPEEARAMVKAGADVLCVHFGFTHSGEGGLRTCIPMDKAIALYQKVVESTQGIRTGLVYMAYGGPLADSHSIREFTQSVKVHGYGGGSSIDSIFVRRTISGTTQLLKNIVHDEVNGPGDLVGSSPPMKQVYEVIRKVAPSDVTVLVTGESGTGKELAVEAIHSLSHRRNKPLLKINCANLPEQLLESELFGHEAGAFTGAVRSRVGRFEQANGGTLVLDEIGELPLAMQPKLLRAIWRQEFERIGGNRTIKVDVRIIACTNRDLAAMVREGKFREDLFWRLNVVNINMPPLRVRPSDIPLLVPRLVERLCARLGRAVPHVDPALVAELSRHQWPGNVREIENFLQRLLVLSSGDTLTLNSLTPELSNSGAVITGAYAVPRPSGGLQPASIQEARDEWESATILDALRRCAYNRTDTARLLGISRRTLYNKLKRLGMTPGQNRQQ; encoded by the coding sequence ATGATGGGTACGGTGGCTGACCTGGACCGAGAAGCGATCGTTACGCAACTTGAGCTTGTGGTGAGAACTGGACGGCCCATCATAGGCGCCGGTGTAGGAAACGGGTTTGCCGCTAGACACGCTCAGGAAGGCGGCGCCGACATCATCTTCCTCTTTAACTCAGGACGATTCAGAATGGCAGGAGTAACCTCGCTAGCAGGCTATCTTCCGTACACGAATGCGAATCAACAGGTTATGGATTTCGGGGTCCGCGAGGTACTCCCGCGAGTGAAAGGTATCCCTGTTGTGTTCGGGGCGTGCGCGAGCGACCCCTCCCTCTCCCACGCCGAGTTGCTCAAGCGGCTACAGGATGCCGGGTTCCACGGCGTCATCAACTTTCCGACGATGTGCATCATGGACGGCGCCTTCAGGGAAATGGCGGAGGAAGAGGGTCTGGGGTTCCAGCGGGAGGTCGAAATGATCGACCTCGCGAGGCGACGCGGGCTCTTCACGGTCGCATTCGCCCAGACCCCGGAGGAAGCCCGCGCCATGGTGAAAGCCGGCGCAGACGTCCTTTGCGTTCATTTTGGTTTCACCCACTCGGGTGAGGGCGGATTGAGAACCTGCATTCCCATGGACAAGGCCATAGCGCTGTACCAGAAGGTGGTCGAGTCGACCCAGGGGATCCGGACCGGCCTGGTCTACATGGCATACGGAGGGCCGCTCGCCGACTCGCACAGCATTCGGGAATTCACCCAGTCGGTGAAAGTGCATGGTTATGGAGGTGGTTCGAGCATTGACAGCATTTTCGTCCGGAGAACCATAAGTGGCACGACTCAGTTACTAAAGAACATCGTCCATGACGAAGTGAACGGCCCTGGCGACCTGGTCGGCAGTTCGCCCCCTATGAAGCAGGTCTACGAGGTAATCCGGAAGGTCGCTCCCAGCGATGTCACCGTCCTGGTAACCGGCGAAAGCGGGACCGGAAAGGAACTCGCGGTGGAGGCCATCCACAGCCTGAGCCACCGCAGGAATAAACCCCTCCTCAAGATCAACTGCGCCAACCTGCCCGAGCAGCTGCTCGAGAGCGAATTGTTTGGCCACGAGGCGGGCGCTTTCACCGGCGCGGTGCGTAGTCGCGTGGGCAGGTTCGAGCAGGCCAACGGGGGAACCCTCGTCCTCGACGAGATCGGCGAACTGCCACTGGCGATGCAGCCCAAGCTGCTTCGCGCCATCTGGCGACAGGAGTTCGAGCGGATCGGCGGAAACCGGACCATCAAGGTTGACGTTCGCATCATTGCCTGCACCAACCGGGACCTGGCGGCGATGGTACGGGAAGGAAAGTTCAGGGAGGACCTGTTCTGGCGCCTTAACGTCGTCAACATAAACATGCCCCCGCTCAGGGTGCGGCCATCGGACATACCGCTGCTGGTCCCGAGGCTTGTGGAAAGACTGTGCGCGCGGTTGGGCAGGGCGGTGCCACACGTCGATCCGGCGTTGGTGGCTGAGCTCTCGCGACACCAGTGGCCCGGCAACGTCAGGGAGATTGAGAACTTCCTCCAGCGGCTGCTGGTTCTTTCAAGCGGTGACACGCTGACCCTGAACTCGTTGACCCCCGAGCTATCGAATTCAGGCGCTGTGATTACGGGTGCGTACGCCGTTCCCAGGCCCAGTGGCGGTCTCCAGCCAGCGTCGATCCAGGAGGCCAGGGACGAATGGGAGTCCGCGACGATACTCGACGCCCTACGGCGCTGCGCGTATAACCGTACCGACACGGCGAGGCTCCTCGGCATAAGCAGGCGTACCCTGTACAATAAACTCAAGAGGCTCGGGATGACTCCCGGGCAGAACCGCCAGCAGTGA
- a CDS encoding MarR family transcriptional regulator has product MPADTLEDRISAVRHFNRFFTRQIGVLREGLLHSPYSLTEARILFELAHRDNLTASELVRELGLDAGYLSRTLARFEEQGLIERVRSEQDGRQRLLRLTEEGKNAFSLLDRRSRDEVAEMLNDLSEEDQQRLLKAIHTIESILDRKRFKFSEPFFLRPHEPGDMGWVTHRHGVLYAQEYGWDERFEALVAQIVADFINNFKPARERCWIAEMNGEIVGSVFVVEASETVAKLRLLLVEPKARGLGLGTRLVEECIRFARRTGYKKLVLWTNSVLEEARHIYEKVGFTLVAQEAHHSFGHDLIGETWELAL; this is encoded by the coding sequence ATGCCGGCTGACACCCTCGAAGACAGGATTTCCGCCGTACGGCACTTCAACCGCTTCTTCACCCGGCAGATCGGCGTGCTGCGCGAGGGCCTCCTGCACAGCCCCTACTCCCTGACCGAGGCCCGCATCCTATTTGAACTCGCGCACCGCGACAACCTGACCGCTTCCGAGCTTGTCCGTGAGTTGGGCCTGGACGCGGGTTACCTCAGCCGCACCCTGGCGCGGTTTGAAGAACAGGGACTTATTGAAAGGGTCCGTTCAGAACAGGACGGGCGCCAGCGACTCCTGCGCCTCACCGAGGAGGGCAAGAATGCCTTCTCGCTCCTCGACCGGCGTTCACGCGACGAAGTAGCCGAGATGCTGAACGACCTCAGCGAAGAGGACCAACAGCGCCTCCTGAAGGCCATACATACCATTGAGAGCATCCTCGACAGGAAGAGATTCAAGTTCTCCGAGCCCTTCTTCTTGCGACCGCACGAGCCGGGTGACATGGGCTGGGTCACCCACCGGCACGGCGTGCTTTATGCTCAAGAGTACGGCTGGGATGAACGCTTCGAGGCGCTCGTGGCCCAGATTGTCGCGGATTTCATCAACAACTTCAAACCGGCACGTGAACGATGCTGGATCGCGGAAATGAACGGTGAGATCGTCGGCTCAGTATTCGTCGTGGAGGCCAGCGAGACGGTCGCCAAGCTCCGGCTCCTGCTGGTCGAGCCCAAGGCGCGGGGCTTAGGTCTCGGTACCCGGCTCGTCGAAGAGTGCATTCGCTTTGCAAGGCGCACCGGCTACAAGAAGCTCGTGCTCTGGACCAACAGCGTGCTCGAAGAAGCCAGGCACATCTACGAGAAAGTGGGCTTCACACTCGTCGCCCAGGAAGCACACCACAGCTTCGGTCACGACCTTATCGGGGAGACATGGGAACTGGCCCTCTGA
- a CDS encoding type II toxin-antitoxin system VapC family toxin, which produces MTMPLCLDASVIVKVLTREEHSEAATRLLEDAIEQERPIVLPDFALLEVGSVLRQKTHRELITVEQADKAWHWFRRLQIIGYMGSQRYADKAWDTSRQLRLPTLYDAAYLAVAETAAEEAGAVCEFWTADEKLFNQVSAQKSYARLVV; this is translated from the coding sequence GTGACCATGCCGCTATGCCTCGACGCAAGCGTTATAGTAAAAGTGCTGACCAGGGAGGAACACAGCGAGGCGGCGACGAGGCTCCTTGAAGACGCAATTGAACAGGAAAGGCCCATCGTTCTTCCCGACTTTGCTCTGCTAGAGGTCGGCAGCGTCTTGAGGCAAAAGACGCACAGAGAGCTCATTACGGTCGAGCAGGCGGATAAGGCCTGGCATTGGTTTCGCAGGCTCCAAATCATCGGATATATGGGATCCCAGCGTTATGCGGACAAGGCCTGGGACACCAGCAGGCAACTCCGCCTTCCCACGCTGTACGACGCCGCGTACCTGGCAGTTGCGGAAACCGCTGCGGAAGAGGCGGGAGCGGTTTGTGAGTTTTGGACAGCCGACGAGAAGCTTTTCAACCAGGTGAGCGCGCAGAAGTCTTATGCAAGGCTTGTCGTTTGA
- a CDS encoding type II toxin-antitoxin system Phd/YefM family antitoxin, whose amino-acid sequence MEIANITEMRQNPARVISRAVRTKQPVVVMQRSRPVAYIVDAASYEATQRRLDEAEKIVRLNESRMALEELANLRASMREDTGDSVALIRELRERRSQ is encoded by the coding sequence ATGGAGATTGCTAACATCACAGAAATGAGGCAGAACCCAGCAAGGGTGATCTCACGTGCTGTGCGGACTAAGCAGCCCGTTGTAGTGATGCAAAGGTCCAGACCGGTTGCCTACATCGTCGATGCGGCAAGTTATGAGGCTACGCAGAGAAGGCTTGACGAGGCGGAGAAGATCGTGCGCCTGAACGAAAGCAGGATGGCTCTGGAGGAACTGGCTAATCTGCGAGCGAGCATGCGAGAAGACACCGGAGACTCCGTAGCCTTGATTCGTGAGCTCCGAGAAAGGAGATCTCAGTGA
- a CDS encoding antitoxin family protein codes for MTRTVRAVFDGQALRPEEPIDIKPDTRVTLTIRVAEKKAAGKVARRSFLETALSLKLDGPSDGSRRVEEYLYVERS; via the coding sequence ATGACCAGGACCGTGAGAGCGGTGTTCGACGGACAGGCTCTGCGGCCGGAAGAGCCGATTGACATCAAGCCCGACACTAGAGTGACGCTTACCATCAGGGTTGCCGAGAAGAAGGCTGCCGGTAAGGTCGCCAGGCGGTCGTTCCTGGAGACTGCCCTTTCGCTTAAACTGGATGGCCCCAGTGACGGGTCGCGGCGCGTTGAAGAGTATCTTTACGTCGAACGGTCATGA
- a CDS encoding type II toxin-antitoxin system VapC family toxin → MADLLERARRGDTLLSVCVVNLGEVLYIIEREESVQAAQIALATIDGLPVKQVNASREVTLQAAHYKAAYRMSYADCFALALARQLGAVLVTGDPELRAQDEVELLWIGECDTPQA, encoded by the coding sequence GTGGCGGATCTCCTTGAAAGGGCGAGGCGTGGAGACACTCTGCTCAGTGTTTGTGTGGTCAATCTGGGCGAGGTTCTCTACATCATCGAACGGGAGGAATCAGTTCAGGCCGCGCAGATAGCGCTAGCGACCATTGACGGCCTCCCGGTCAAGCAGGTGAACGCCTCCCGTGAGGTGACCCTCCAGGCGGCGCACTACAAAGCGGCATACAGGATGTCCTACGCTGATTGCTTTGCCCTGGCCCTCGCGAGGCAACTGGGCGCGGTCCTGGTGACGGGAGATCCCGAACTCCGAGCCCAAGATGAAGTTGAACTCCTCTGGATTGGAGAATGTGATACACCCCAGGCGTGA
- a CDS encoding DUF4163 domain-containing protein — protein sequence MTRERKLAAAIVMCASLVASSCAATSAAGGASAETLVPAPVEEAPSLAPPSAAAPAAVAPATNLALAEADDTVPMWVDGTPLQTRGRLVDGRTMVSLKGFGGEMRMGVNIHADAGTAEITGGTRTVSFDVGKNTATVGDHRTQVSPGAMFLDGQTYAPLRFMAENMGFRVVWDATARSVALFRVEENPLKIDTVKDISETETLQVNIQYPRIGGLANKDAEAAFNEHFRKAAAACRAAGEKTEKDLKGQPNSTDPRVIQVQEWLDYRVAYNRDGIISIVLTQFEYTGGAHGMTVQSSYTMNIQTGQVYALSDLFKSDIDYVMLMSDEVKKQIAARGGDIFLLRPFEAIRKDQDFYTQDGSVVVYFQLYEYTPYVAGIQEFPVEFAALEGSLDPGFEELIMGD from the coding sequence TTGACCAGAGAACGAAAGTTGGCTGCAGCCATCGTGATGTGCGCCTCCTTAGTTGCGTCTTCATGCGCGGCGACTTCGGCCGCAGGGGGAGCTTCCGCAGAGACGCTGGTCCCCGCGCCCGTGGAGGAGGCGCCCTCTCTGGCACCGCCCTCTGCGGCAGCGCCCGCCGCGGTAGCGCCCGCGACTAACCTCGCCCTCGCAGAGGCCGATGACACTGTCCCCATGTGGGTGGACGGGACGCCTCTGCAGACCAGGGGTCGGCTGGTGGATGGCCGGACCATGGTGTCCCTCAAGGGTTTCGGCGGCGAAATGCGCATGGGCGTCAACATCCACGCCGACGCCGGCACTGCTGAGATCACCGGTGGGACCAGGACCGTTTCATTCGATGTCGGCAAGAACACCGCCACGGTCGGAGACCACCGGACGCAGGTGTCGCCGGGTGCAATGTTCCTGGACGGGCAGACTTACGCGCCCCTGCGGTTCATGGCGGAGAACATGGGATTCAGGGTTGTGTGGGACGCCACCGCGCGCTCGGTCGCATTGTTCCGGGTCGAGGAGAATCCCCTCAAGATAGACACGGTAAAGGACATCTCGGAGACGGAGACTCTCCAGGTAAACATACAGTACCCCAGGATCGGGGGGCTTGCGAACAAAGACGCTGAGGCCGCCTTCAACGAGCATTTCCGGAAGGCTGCAGCCGCCTGCCGCGCTGCGGGCGAGAAAACCGAGAAGGACCTCAAGGGCCAGCCCAACAGCACCGATCCCAGGGTGATTCAGGTGCAGGAGTGGCTTGACTACAGGGTGGCGTACAACCGCGACGGCATCATCAGCATCGTGTTGACGCAGTTCGAATACACCGGCGGCGCTCACGGTATGACAGTCCAGAGTTCGTACACGATGAACATACAGACCGGCCAGGTGTACGCACTCTCCGACCTGTTCAAGAGCGACATTGACTACGTCATGCTGATGAGCGACGAGGTGAAGAAGCAGATCGCCGCTCGTGGCGGCGACATTTTCCTGTTGCGTCCGTTTGAGGCGATCCGCAAGGACCAGGACTTCTACACCCAGGATGGTTCGGTGGTCGTCTACTTCCAGCTGTACGAATACACTCCGTACGTGGCGGGAATCCAGGAATTCCCCGTGGAGTTCGCAGCCCTGGAGGGGTCGCTCGACCCGGGATTCGAGGAACTTATCATGGGGGATTAG
- a CDS encoding nucleotidyltransferase domain-containing protein: MEKRVQDELNILRDIIVNTVPVERIFVFGSHAGGSPHIDSDLDICVVMPDNAAIREIDAMRLIRKAIRNKKTMAVDVIVSKRSKFDQRKLAPGIEREIAHESMVLYG, translated from the coding sequence ATGGAAAAGCGAGTACAGGATGAACTGAACATCCTCAGGGACATCATAGTGAACACTGTGCCCGTGGAGCGGATATTCGTGTTCGGATCGCATGCAGGCGGCTCGCCGCACATCGATTCGGACTTGGACATCTGTGTAGTGATGCCGGACAACGCTGCCATCAGGGAAATTGACGCTATGAGACTGATACGGAAGGCAATCCGCAACAAGAAGACGATGGCTGTCGACGTGATCGTCAGCAAGAGAAGCAAGTTCGACCAGCGCAAATTGGCTCCGGGCATTGAGAGGGAAATTGCACACGAGAGTATGGTGCTGTATGGATAA
- a CDS encoding GNAT family N-acetyltransferase — protein sequence MRAAGKSHGFFAPSERSVTPSVSRPLCLRRRGNLLSVRKDFGTLIGDCGIRFPAGDDSQVEIGFTIAPAHQGHGYATEAVRAVLRYLFTTLRKHRRALCSVVSLGAEGRKVSTWKSEYRMN from the coding sequence GTGCGGGCCGCAGGGAAGTCGCACGGCTTCTTTGCTCCGTCGGAGAGGTCAGTGACCCCGTCAGTTTCCAGGCCTTTGTGTTTGCGGCGCAGAGGGAACCTGTTGTCCGTGAGGAAAGACTTCGGGACTCTCATCGGGGATTGTGGGATTCGCTTCCCCGCCGGCGACGACTCACAGGTCGAAATCGGGTTCACGATAGCACCCGCCCATCAGGGGCATGGGTACGCAACAGAAGCAGTCAGGGCGGTTCTGAGGTATCTTTTCACGACGCTTCGAAAGCACCGGAGGGCACTCTGTTCCGTGGTGAGTTTGGGGGCAGAGGGAAGGAAGGTTTCAACATGGAAAAGCGAGTACAGGATGAACTGA
- a CDS encoding epoxyqueuosine reductase, producing the protein MKSVDAPYVKSAAARLGADLCGIAPVARFENAPEGFHPQDILRGSKSVAVLAARFPRSCLRSSSPIPYTFARNMMVHKMDSISFRLCEDLEACGIDSVSVPASDPYEYWDPARRHGRGILSLKHAGQIAGLGKIGKNTLLVNETYGNMIWMSAVLVSEELEADRLADYEPCMPGCSLCLEACPAGALDGVTIDQRRCRERSNRCTEGGGFYLSCHECRTVCPNHLGLVRTREE; encoded by the coding sequence ATGAAGTCTGTCGACGCACCGTACGTCAAGAGCGCCGCCGCGCGGCTCGGCGCCGACCTCTGCGGCATAGCGCCCGTCGCCCGTTTTGAGAACGCTCCGGAAGGCTTCCACCCGCAGGACATCCTGCGGGGCTCCAAATCGGTGGCCGTGCTGGCCGCGAGGTTTCCACGCAGCTGCCTGCGATCCTCGTCCCCGATCCCCTACACATTCGCCAGGAACATGATGGTGCACAAGATGGATTCCATCTCGTTCCGGTTATGCGAAGACCTGGAGGCCTGCGGAATCGACTCCGTGTCCGTACCCGCCTCCGACCCGTACGAATACTGGGACCCCGCGCGCAGGCACGGAAGGGGCATCCTGTCTCTCAAGCACGCCGGGCAGATAGCGGGACTGGGCAAGATCGGCAAGAACACCTTGCTCGTAAACGAAACGTACGGGAACATGATATGGATGAGCGCCGTGCTGGTGTCGGAGGAGCTCGAGGCGGATCGTTTGGCGGACTATGAGCCGTGTATGCCTGGATGCAGCCTGTGCCTGGAGGCCTGCCCCGCCGGCGCGCTCGACGGTGTGACCATCGATCAGCGCCGGTGCAGGGAGCGGTCGAATCGCTGCACAGAGGGTGGAGGATTCTACCTCTCCTGCCACGAGTGCCGGACGGTGTGCCCCAACCACCTTGGGTTGGTGAGAACCCGGGAGGAATGA
- a CDS encoding Fpg/Nei family DNA glycosylase, whose translation MPELPETFNLARQMDVELKGRKVAAVEVRQGKCLNTGVDEFKSLVEGKTFAGVRHRGKWVVADLEPGVLFLLSLGMGGDVLFHPTPQGLPPKYQVRFDFEDGAVLTMGFWWFGYAHAVPGDAAHTHKMTAELGLDPLDSRTFTFTRFSELLRKKRGAVKPVLMDQRCIAGIGNVYIQDILFKARLHPDRPVPSISEAEMKSLYNTVVDVLSTAAGLGGLAYEKDLYGRPGGFKDFLVGYREGKPCPVCGGLIEKIKTGSTASFVCPGCQR comes from the coding sequence ATGCCGGAGTTGCCCGAGACCTTCAACCTCGCAAGACAGATGGACGTAGAACTGAAGGGCCGCAAGGTGGCGGCGGTGGAAGTCCGGCAGGGCAAGTGCCTGAATACGGGCGTGGATGAATTTAAGTCCCTCGTCGAGGGCAAGACGTTCGCGGGTGTCCGGCACCGGGGGAAGTGGGTCGTCGCGGACCTCGAGCCGGGAGTCCTCTTCCTCCTCAGCCTGGGGATGGGGGGTGACGTGTTGTTCCACCCAACGCCGCAAGGACTGCCTCCCAAGTACCAGGTTAGGTTCGATTTCGAGGACGGCGCCGTCCTCACGATGGGGTTCTGGTGGTTCGGGTACGCCCACGCGGTGCCAGGGGACGCCGCGCATACCCACAAGATGACCGCGGAATTGGGGCTCGATCCGCTGGACAGCCGGACATTCACGTTCACGCGCTTCAGCGAGTTGCTTCGGAAGAAGAGGGGCGCCGTCAAGCCGGTGTTGATGGACCAGAGGTGCATCGCGGGGATCGGGAACGTCTACATCCAGGACATCCTCTTCAAGGCGCGCCTGCATCCTGACAGGCCGGTCCCCTCGATCTCCGAGGCCGAGATGAAGTCCCTCTACAATACGGTTGTCGACGTCCTCAGCACCGCGGCCGGACTCGGCGGGCTGGCCTATGAGAAGGACCTGTACGGCAGGCCGGGGGGATTCAAGGATTTCCTCGTGGGGTACAGGGAAGGCAAGCCTTGCCCGGTTTGCGGGGGTTTGATCGAGAAGATCAAGACCGGGTCGACGGCGTCGTTTGTGTGCCCGGGGTGTCAGAGATGA